In one window of Acidobacteriota bacterium DNA:
- a CDS encoding aspartate aminotransferase family protein, whose amino-acid sequence MTLSEWQARIESHYRERTPKSRELFREARRFLPGGDTRLGTCFPPHPSYFVRGEGSTLHDVDGNRILDFTNNATTLIHGHSHPEISATIRRQAGRGTGWMAPNPHQVKLARLLCRRLPSVDRIRFCNSGTEANMHAIKVARAFTGRDVILKMAGAYHGTYEGTEFTRADDGSPLALVTGIPGNESDNVLVAPFGDEAAARNLMETHRDRLAAVVVNPVMTQGGLGLPPEGYLQFLRETTRRLGILLVFDEVITFRVASGGGQEHYGVVPDLTALGKIIGGGLPVGAFGGREDIMALFADGPTPSVSHAGTLNGNPMTSAAGLKAMEMLTPEAFEHLSRLGGSLRDGLQRIVRDLRLPLEVNRVASLVSLDLDAQVRSDAAALERGSRIMSLVHLALLNRGIKLYALFALTTVMGEAEIRILTGNMREVLEEARPLFSC is encoded by the coding sequence ATGACCCTTTCAGAGTGGCAGGCCAGGATCGAATCCCATTACCGCGAGCGCACGCCCAAGTCACGCGAGTTGTTCCGGGAAGCCCGGCGTTTCCTTCCCGGCGGCGATACGCGGCTGGGAACGTGTTTTCCCCCGCATCCTTCCTATTTTGTTCGGGGCGAGGGAAGCACCCTTCATGACGTGGACGGCAATCGAATCCTGGATTTCACCAACAACGCCACGACGCTCATCCACGGACATTCCCACCCGGAGATCTCCGCGACCATTCGGAGGCAGGCCGGGCGGGGCACCGGGTGGATGGCCCCCAACCCCCACCAGGTGAAGCTGGCCCGGCTGCTCTGCCGCAGGCTGCCCTCGGTCGACCGCATCCGCTTCTGCAATTCGGGCACGGAAGCCAACATGCACGCCATCAAGGTGGCGCGGGCCTTTACCGGGCGCGACGTCATCCTGAAGATGGCGGGCGCCTACCACGGCACGTACGAGGGAACCGAGTTCACCCGAGCGGATGACGGGAGTCCCCTGGCGCTGGTCACCGGCATTCCGGGCAACGAGAGCGACAACGTGCTGGTGGCCCCCTTCGGCGACGAGGCGGCGGCCCGAAACCTGATGGAGACCCACCGCGACCGCCTGGCGGCCGTCGTCGTGAATCCGGTCATGACGCAAGGAGGCCTGGGGCTGCCCCCGGAGGGTTATCTCCAGTTCCTGCGGGAAACGACGCGGCGCCTGGGCATCCTGCTGGTTTTCGACGAGGTCATCACCTTCCGGGTCGCCTCCGGAGGGGGTCAGGAACATTACGGCGTGGTCCCCGATCTCACGGCCCTGGGCAAGATCATCGGCGGCGGGCTCCCGGTCGGCGCCTTCGGGGGGAGAGAAGACATCATGGCCCTCTTCGCCGATGGCCCGACACCCTCCGTGTCCCACGCCGGCACCCTCAACGGCAATCCCATGACCTCCGCCGCGGGCTTGAAGGCCATGGAGATGCTGACGCCCGAGGCCTTCGAACACCTGAGCCGCCTCGGCGGGTCGCTCCGTGACGGGCTGCAGCGGATCGTCCGGGACCTCCGGCTCCCCTTGGAGGTGAACCGGGTCGCTTCCCTGGTCAGCCTGGACCTGGACGCTCAGGTTCGATCCGACGCGGCGGCCCTGGAGCGGGGCTCGCGGATCATGTCGCTGGTCCACCTGGCCCTGCTGAACCGCGGCATCAAGCTCTACGCCCTCTTTGCCCTCACCACGGTCATGGGAGAGGCGGAAATCCGCATCCTGACCGGCAATATGCGGGAAGTCCTGGAGGAAGCGCGTCCCCTGTTTTCCTGCTGA
- a CDS encoding DPP IV N-terminal domain-containing protein produces MSLNRWCPTRNRSKRPTRRDTSRIDPPDWKSSAGPFPILPIRGWLACFLFLSLFSSLAGSQKSRLTLQHLYDPRTKLDFTGSPPGDLRWTRDGRHYLHQGRKSRTLFKTDAVTGSATTVLDETRIRKSLSEPGLDTPNPESAALGWFRLSPGEKTLLFKHAGDLFLYDLESGTATRLTRSSDREELAEFSPDGRLVSFVRGQDLYIVQVENGRESRLTQGGGGEISNGKLNWLYQEELYGRGNYKGYWWSPDSSHLAFLQLDDSPVPAFTLLDYEPLYPSTRTTRYPKAGDPNPRARIGVVAVSGKAVRWIENEPEDDRLLVRAGWSRDGGAVVFQEQNRIQTRLDLKLHRLSSAVTTTLLREEGAAWVDVLAEPRWLPDGSFLWMSDRTGWRHLYRYRADGTLIGPVTSGQWNVHELLHHSPGNGRIHFTADRDGSGERHLYRSTLSGGPIARVSREPGTHRPRFNDQGSLYLDTWSDIDTPPRLSVHDANGTLLREIHPSRRENLDQFRLSSPRFLQVPTRDGFVMEAMMILPQEFDPARKYPVLAYVYGGPGLPRVRRRWGGTNHLWHQLMAQEGYLIWVCDNRSASGKGARSAWPVHRNFGTRELRDLEDGLEWLRERPYVDSDRIGIWGWSFGGYLASYALTHSDSFRIGIAGAPVTDWRLYDTIYTERYMGLPKDNPEGYRKSSVLEAAGNLKGKLLLIHGGLDDNVHLQNTLRLAHRLQEEGKDFQMMIYPRARHGVRGPEQVHHLRRLMTRFILDNL; encoded by the coding sequence GTGAGTTTGAACCGGTGGTGCCCGACAAGAAATCGAAGTAAGCGGCCAACTCGAAGAGACACGTCTCGTATTGACCCGCCCGATTGGAAATCGTCCGCCGGACCCTTCCCAATTCTCCCGATTCGCGGCTGGCTGGCGTGTTTCCTGTTTCTCTCCCTCTTCTCTTCTCTCGCCGGATCGCAGAAGTCCCGCCTGACCCTCCAGCATCTCTACGATCCCCGCACCAAGCTGGACTTCACCGGCTCGCCTCCCGGAGATCTGCGTTGGACGCGGGACGGACGGCACTATCTCCACCAGGGCAGGAAATCGCGCACTCTGTTCAAGACGGATGCCGTCACGGGAAGCGCGACGACCGTGCTGGATGAGACGCGAATTCGAAAATCGCTCTCGGAACCCGGTCTCGACACCCCGAACCCCGAATCAGCCGCGCTCGGCTGGTTCCGATTGAGTCCCGGCGAAAAGACCCTCCTGTTCAAGCACGCCGGGGACCTCTTCCTTTACGACCTGGAATCCGGAACCGCGACGCGGCTGACCCGTTCCTCCGATCGGGAGGAACTGGCCGAGTTCAGCCCCGACGGACGCCTGGTGAGCTTCGTTCGCGGCCAGGACCTCTACATCGTCCAAGTCGAAAACGGCCGCGAGTCCCGCCTCACTCAGGGCGGCGGCGGTGAAATCTCAAACGGCAAGCTGAATTGGCTCTACCAGGAGGAGCTCTACGGCCGGGGCAACTACAAGGGTTACTGGTGGAGTCCCGATTCCTCCCACCTGGCCTTTCTGCAGTTGGACGACTCCCCGGTGCCGGCCTTCACGCTGCTCGACTACGAGCCGCTCTACCCGTCCACACGGACGACCCGTTACCCCAAGGCGGGAGACCCCAACCCCCGGGCGCGCATCGGCGTCGTCGCGGTCTCCGGAAAAGCGGTCCGCTGGATCGAAAACGAGCCCGAAGACGACCGCCTGCTCGTCCGGGCCGGTTGGAGCCGGGATGGAGGCGCCGTGGTTTTTCAGGAGCAGAACCGGATTCAGACCCGGTTGGACCTGAAGCTGCACCGGCTCTCATCGGCGGTGACGACGACGCTGTTGCGGGAGGAGGGCGCGGCCTGGGTCGACGTTCTGGCCGAGCCGCGCTGGCTGCCGGACGGTTCCTTCCTCTGGATGAGCGATCGCACCGGATGGCGGCACCTGTACCGTTACCGGGCCGACGGCACCCTCATCGGACCGGTCACCAGCGGACAATGGAACGTCCATGAACTGCTCCACCATTCCCCCGGAAACGGGCGGATCCATTTCACGGCGGACCGGGACGGCTCCGGCGAGAGACACCTTTACCGCTCGACTCTGAGCGGTGGACCGATTGCGAGAGTCTCCCGCGAACCGGGCACCCATCGTCCCCGGTTCAACGACCAGGGCTCACTCTATCTCGACACCTGGAGCGACATCGACACCCCTCCCCGGTTGAGCGTTCACGACGCGAACGGAACGCTCTTGAGGGAAATCCACCCCAGCCGCCGCGAGAACCTGGATCAGTTTCGACTCTCTTCTCCCCGGTTTCTGCAGGTGCCCACCCGGGACGGGTTCGTCATGGAGGCCATGATGATCCTGCCCCAGGAATTCGATCCCGCCCGAAAGTATCCGGTTCTGGCCTATGTCTACGGTGGACCGGGACTGCCCAGGGTCAGAAGGAGATGGGGAGGAACCAACCACCTCTGGCACCAGCTCATGGCCCAGGAGGGCTATCTGATCTGGGTCTGCGACAACCGAAGCGCCAGCGGGAAGGGCGCCCGTTCGGCGTGGCCGGTGCATCGGAACTTCGGCACCCGGGAGCTGCGCGACCTGGAAGACGGGCTGGAATGGCTCCGGGAGCGCCCCTACGTGGATTCGGACCGAATCGGAATTTGGGGTTGGAGCTTCGGCGGCTACCTGGCCAGCTATGCGTTGACCCACAGCGACAGCTTCCGGATCGGCATCGCGGGGGCTCCGGTGACCGACTGGAGGCTCTACGACACCATCTACACCGAGCGGTACATGGGGCTTCCCAAGGACAATCCGGAGGGCTACCGGAAGAGCTCGGTGCTGGAGGCGGCCGGCAACCTGAAGGGCAAGCTGCTTCTGATCCACGGCGGCCTGGACGACAACGTCCATCTCCAGAACACCCTCCGGCTGGCCCATCGCCTCCAGGAAGAGGGAAAGGACTTCCAGATGATGATCTACCCCCGAGCCCGGCATGGAGTGAGGGGCCCGGAGCAGGTCCACCACCTCCGGAGGCTGATGACGCGATTCATCCTGGACAACCTCTGA
- a CDS encoding DNA-directed RNA polymerase subunit alpha — protein sequence MREFQKPNKLFYDPDTLTATLGQFHAQPFERGFATTVGHSLRRVLLSAIEGAALTAVKIDGVLHEFSSIPGVREDVTDIIMNLRQIPLILHSGEPKTLYLEAAGEGEIKSGDFKPDPDVEILDPDVHIATLNQEASISMEVRVKNGRGYVPANENHDEDLSLGYIAMDSVHSPVRRANFHVEAARLGQSTEYERLNLEVVTNGSVAPQDAVAQAAQILKEHLFMFINFEEDSEEDVVEEDEDQAVNENLIKPVEELELSVRAYNCLKNASVETIGELVVKTEAEMLKTKNFGRKSLSEIKELLAEMGLSFGMKIDSKGRLVRETTEV from the coding sequence ATGAGAGAGTTTCAAAAACCGAACAAGCTCTTTTATGACCCGGATACCTTGACCGCGACCCTGGGCCAATTCCATGCCCAGCCGTTCGAGCGTGGCTTCGCCACCACGGTTGGGCATTCCCTGCGGAGGGTCCTGCTCTCCGCTATCGAGGGAGCGGCCCTGACGGCGGTCAAGATAGACGGAGTCCTGCACGAGTTCTCGTCGATCCCGGGTGTCCGGGAAGACGTGACCGACATCATCATGAACCTGAGGCAGATCCCCTTGATTCTGCACTCCGGTGAGCCCAAGACCCTCTACCTCGAGGCCGCGGGAGAAGGGGAGATCAAGTCCGGAGACTTCAAGCCGGACCCGGACGTGGAGATACTGGACCCGGACGTCCACATCGCCACCCTGAACCAGGAAGCCAGCATCAGCATGGAGGTGCGGGTCAAGAACGGCCGGGGCTATGTCCCGGCGAACGAGAACCACGATGAGGACTTGAGTCTGGGATACATCGCCATGGATTCGGTCCATTCGCCGGTTCGGCGGGCCAACTTTCATGTGGAGGCGGCGCGCTTGGGGCAGTCGACCGAATACGAGCGACTCAATCTGGAAGTGGTGACCAATGGGAGTGTCGCTCCGCAGGATGCCGTGGCACAGGCCGCGCAGATCCTCAAGGAGCACCTGTTCATGTTCATCAATTTCGAAGAGGACTCGGAAGAGGACGTGGTCGAGGAAGACGAGGACCAGGCCGTCAACGAGAACCTGATCAAACCGGTCGAAGAGCTGGAGTTGTCGGTTCGGGCCTACAATTGCCTCAAGAACGCGAGTGTGGAGACCATCGGCGAGTTGGTCGTCAAGACCGAAGCCGAGATGCTCAAGACCAAGAACTTCGGGCGGAAGTCCCTGAGCGAGATCAAGGAACTGCTGGCTGAGATGGGCCTGTCGTTCGGCATGAAGATCGACAGCAAGGGGCGGCTGGTCCGCGAAACCACGGAGGTCTGA
- the rpsD gene encoding 30S ribosomal protein S4: protein MARYKGPVCRLCRREGMKLFLKGNRCFSDKCAIEKRNIVPGEHGRDMRGRPRIMGYGQQLREKQKVKRVYGVLERQFRSYFAKAAKKRGVTGELLLQFLERRLDSVVYRLGFASSRNQARQLVRHGHIRVNGRRVDIPSFLVKAGDEVSLQQKIWNNLLVRAALDAAAGRGVPAWLSLEKNQFKGQVLELPTREHISLAIEESLVVELYSK from the coding sequence TTGGCACGCTATAAGGGCCCTGTCTGCCGTCTCTGCAGACGCGAGGGGATGAAACTGTTCCTGAAGGGAAATCGCTGCTTTTCGGACAAGTGCGCCATCGAGAAGCGGAACATCGTTCCGGGAGAGCATGGGCGCGACATGCGGGGCCGGCCCAGGATCATGGGTTACGGCCAGCAACTCCGTGAAAAACAGAAGGTCAAGCGAGTCTACGGCGTCCTGGAGCGCCAGTTCCGCAGCTATTTCGCCAAGGCCGCCAAAAAGAGGGGCGTCACCGGCGAACTCCTGTTGCAGTTTCTGGAACGGAGACTCGACAGCGTCGTCTATCGGCTCGGTTTTGCCTCCTCCAGGAATCAGGCCCGGCAGTTGGTCCGGCACGGCCATATCCGGGTCAACGGACGGCGGGTCGACATCCCGTCCTTTCTGGTCAAGGCGGGGGATGAAGTCTCGCTGCAACAGAAGATCTGGAACAATTTGCTGGTTCGCGCCGCATTGGACGCCGCCGCCGGACGCGGGGTTCCCGCGTGGCTGAGTCTGGAAAAAAATCAATTCAAGGGCCAGGTGTTGGAGCTGCCGACCCGGGAACATATCTCGCTGGCTATCGAGGAGTCCCTGGTGGTGGAACTCTATTCCAAGTAG
- the rpsK gene encoding 30S ribosomal protein S11, giving the protein MAKGKKTKRRKSVKRKDRRTVLHGIVHVKATFNNTIITITDQDGNVLSTATAGMQGFKGSRKSTPFAASQAGHTAANRARDLYGIRTCEVWVKGPGGGREAAVRAIQSSGIDIKSIRDVTPIPHNGCRPPKRRRV; this is encoded by the coding sequence ATGGCCAAGGGTAAAAAGACAAAACGACGGAAGTCGGTCAAGAGGAAGGATCGCCGAACCGTTCTTCACGGCATCGTCCACGTGAAGGCGACGTTCAACAATACGATCATCACCATCACCGATCAGGACGGGAACGTTCTATCGACCGCCACCGCCGGTATGCAGGGCTTCAAGGGGAGCCGCAAGAGCACTCCCTTCGCCGCCTCTCAGGCCGGGCACACGGCAGCCAATCGGGCCCGCGACCTGTACGGAATTCGCACCTGCGAGGTCTGGGTCAAGGGACCCGGCGGAGGCCGCGAGGCGGCCGTGCGGGCCATTCAGTCGTCCGGAATCGATATCAAATCAATCCGGGACGTGACGCCGATCCCCCACAACGGTTGCCGTCCACCCAAGCGGCGCCGGGTTTAG
- the rpsM gene encoding 30S ribosomal protein S13 — protein sequence MRLIGVNIPDRKRILISLTYIYGIGQSRSRKILDAARVDADKNTGDLTEEEATRLRRVIEDAGRIEGDLRKELQINIKRLMDIGCYRGLRHRRGLPTRGQRTHTNARTRKGPRKIRIMRRKRGR from the coding sequence ATGCGGCTAATTGGAGTGAACATACCGGACAGGAAACGGATTCTGATTTCGCTGACCTACATCTACGGAATCGGACAGTCCCGGTCCCGGAAGATCCTGGACGCGGCGAGAGTGGATGCGGACAAGAACACCGGGGACCTCACCGAGGAGGAGGCCACCCGGCTCCGCCGCGTCATCGAAGACGCGGGGCGGATCGAAGGGGACCTGCGCAAGGAACTCCAGATCAACATCAAGCGTCTCATGGACATCGGCTGCTACCGGGGGCTTCGGCATCGCCGGGGACTCCCCACCCGGGGCCAGCGAACCCACACCAATGCCAGGACCCGAAAGGGCCCGCGCAAGATCCGCATCATGCGGAGAAAGAGGGGGCGCTAG
- the rpmJ gene encoding 50S ribosomal protein L36 gives MKVRASVKRICRQCKIVRRKGVVRVICSNPKHKQRQG, from the coding sequence ATGAAGGTTCGAGCTTCGGTCAAGAGAATCTGCAGGCAATGCAAGATCGTCCGGCGCAAGGGTGTGGTCCGAGTCATCTGCAGCAACCCGAAACACAAGCAGCGTCAGGGGTAA
- the map gene encoding type I methionyl aminopeptidase, with translation MIVCKGAKELDRMREANRLVSKTLDLLGTMVRPGMTTRQLDAAAEDLILGSGARPAFKGYRGFPASVCASVNNQIVHGIPNDQPLEEGDILSLDVGVYYKGFYGDSAWTFCVGEVSPELRKLLDVTRESLYLGIEQVVVGNRISDISHGIQKYVEAYGFSVVREFVGHGIGRFLHEEPQVPNYGDPGKGPRLKPGMVLAIEPMVNSRGPGVRVLEDRWTAVTADGGYSAHFEHSVAVTENGPWILSNSSGRTRLGASSPDSAMAGGEE, from the coding sequence ATGATCGTCTGCAAAGGCGCTAAGGAACTGGACAGGATGCGCGAGGCCAACCGCCTGGTGTCCAAGACATTGGACCTTCTGGGGACCATGGTCCGGCCCGGCATGACCACGCGGCAACTGGATGCCGCCGCCGAGGACTTGATCCTCGGGAGCGGGGCCAGGCCCGCCTTCAAGGGCTACCGGGGATTCCCCGCCAGCGTCTGCGCCTCCGTCAACAATCAGATCGTCCACGGGATTCCCAACGACCAGCCTCTCGAAGAGGGAGATATCCTGTCCCTGGACGTCGGCGTCTACTACAAGGGATTCTACGGCGACTCCGCCTGGACCTTCTGCGTGGGCGAGGTTTCGCCCGAACTGAGGAAGCTGTTGGACGTGACCCGCGAGTCCCTCTACCTGGGGATCGAGCAGGTGGTGGTGGGAAACCGCATCTCCGACATCTCTCATGGCATTCAGAAGTACGTAGAAGCCTACGGTTTTTCGGTGGTGCGGGAATTCGTAGGACATGGGATCGGCAGATTCCTGCATGAGGAACCGCAGGTTCCCAACTACGGCGATCCGGGAAAGGGCCCCCGATTGAAGCCGGGTATGGTTCTGGCGATCGAGCCCATGGTCAACAGCCGGGGCCCCGGCGTCAGAGTGTTGGAAGACCGGTGGACGGCGGTGACGGCGGACGGGGGTTACAGCGCCCATTTCGAGCATTCGGTCGCCGTCACTGAAAACGGCCCCTGGATCCTCAGCAACTCCAGCGGCAGGACCCGCCTCGGCGCATCCAGTCCCGATTCGGCGATGGCAGGGGGCGAAGAATGA
- a CDS encoding adenylate kinase, giving the protein MSENPVTILLGPPGAGKGTQAKRLAGRFGYLHVSTGDILREEVRAGTDLGGRVEAIMNSGELVPDELVAEIVGKTLARNTGNGILLDGFPRTLAQATYLSRISNGLPPVVINLKLEDAEVVRRLNGRRHCVGCGNIYNLYYSQPRKEGVCDSCGGELVLRRDDRESVIRERLRVYRDQTQPLVDYYKTKGRYGEVEASGGIREVFDSVVETMSRK; this is encoded by the coding sequence ATGTCCGAGAATCCGGTGACCATTCTGCTCGGCCCCCCCGGAGCCGGGAAAGGGACCCAGGCCAAGCGCCTCGCGGGCCGCTTCGGCTACCTGCACGTCTCCACCGGGGACATCCTGAGAGAGGAAGTAAGGGCCGGCACCGATCTGGGCGGCCGGGTGGAAGCCATCATGAACTCGGGAGAGTTGGTTCCGGATGAGTTGGTGGCCGAGATCGTGGGAAAGACGCTGGCGCGGAACACGGGCAACGGAATCCTGTTGGACGGATTTCCCCGAACCCTCGCTCAGGCCACCTACCTGAGTCGAATCAGCAACGGTCTTCCGCCCGTGGTGATCAATTTGAAACTGGAGGACGCGGAGGTTGTCAGGCGCCTCAACGGGCGCCGCCACTGTGTCGGCTGTGGTAATATCTACAACCTGTATTACTCCCAGCCCCGGAAGGAGGGCGTCTGTGATTCGTGCGGCGGGGAATTGGTGCTCCGTCGCGACGACCGCGAATCGGTGATTCGGGAGAGACTGCGAGTCTACCGGGATCAGACTCAGCCGCTGGTCGATTACTACAAGACAAAAGGCCGTTACGGAGAGGTGGAGGCTTCCGGAGGAATCCGCGAGGTCTTCGACTCCGTCGTCGAGACCATGTCGCGGAAGTGA
- the secY gene encoding preprotein translocase subunit SecY: MADFSPVLGSFRNIFHIPDLRRRVLFMLGLLAAYRVGSWIPTPGVDSGALELVFNQQAGTVLGFLDMFSGGNLSRFSIFALGITPYITASIILQLLTVVWPFLERLSKEGQLGRKKINQYTRYLTVGLCLFQSLASASVLERMEAVPPVVPHPGWGFRLMTMLTLTTGTTLVMWLGEQISERGIGNGISLIIFAGIVVGLPSAAYSLWQDWMLGTRSVFTIILLLVMMILVVIGIVIVERGQRRIPIQYAKRVVGRRMYGGQATHLPLKVNSGGVIPVIFAASILAFPSTMGLVFEAEWVQSLATQLQQGYPLYNLIYIAGIMFFCFFYVSIIFNPDEVADNIRKYGGYIPGIRPGRRTAQYIDRTLSRLTAAGAVYLVLVCLLPEFLMTGFKVQPIPWVGPVMDNFLIDNNLDFFTNGLGVTFYFGGTSLLIVVGVGMDTVKQIESQLIMRHYEGFLKKGRIRGRRG; encoded by the coding sequence ATGGCCGATTTCAGTCCGGTTCTGGGCAGTTTCCGGAACATCTTTCATATTCCCGATCTGCGGAGGCGGGTCCTCTTCATGCTGGGGCTCCTGGCCGCGTACCGGGTGGGGAGCTGGATCCCGACTCCGGGAGTGGACAGCGGCGCCCTGGAACTGGTCTTCAACCAGCAGGCCGGGACCGTCCTGGGCTTCCTGGACATGTTCTCGGGGGGCAACCTGAGCCGGTTCTCCATCTTTGCCCTGGGCATCACTCCCTACATCACCGCGTCCATCATCCTGCAGTTGCTGACGGTGGTCTGGCCCTTCCTGGAGCGGCTCTCCAAGGAAGGTCAATTGGGCCGGAAGAAGATCAATCAATACACCCGGTACCTGACCGTGGGCCTCTGCCTGTTCCAGAGCCTGGCTTCCGCCTCGGTGCTGGAGCGGATGGAGGCGGTCCCGCCGGTGGTGCCGCATCCGGGCTGGGGCTTCCGGCTCATGACCATGCTGACCCTCACCACCGGAACGACGCTGGTGATGTGGCTCGGCGAGCAGATTTCCGAACGCGGCATCGGCAACGGGATCTCCCTGATCATCTTCGCCGGCATCGTGGTCGGCCTGCCGTCCGCCGCCTACTCCCTGTGGCAGGACTGGATGCTGGGAACCCGGTCCGTCTTCACCATCATCCTGCTCCTGGTGATGATGATCCTGGTGGTGATCGGGATCGTCATCGTGGAACGGGGGCAGCGGAGGATCCCCATCCAGTACGCCAAGCGGGTGGTGGGCCGGAGAATGTACGGCGGGCAAGCCACGCACCTGCCTCTCAAGGTGAACTCGGGCGGAGTCATCCCGGTGATCTTCGCCGCCTCCATTCTCGCCTTCCCGTCCACCATGGGCCTGGTCTTCGAGGCCGAGTGGGTCCAGAGCCTTGCCACGCAGCTTCAACAGGGCTACCCCCTCTACAACCTCATCTACATCGCCGGGATCATGTTCTTCTGCTTCTTCTACGTGAGCATCATCTTCAACCCGGACGAGGTGGCCGACAACATCCGCAAATACGGCGGCTATATTCCGGGGATTCGGCCCGGCCGGCGAACCGCACAGTACATCGACCGGACCTTGAGCCGCCTCACGGCGGCCGGCGCCGTCTACCTGGTTCTGGTCTGCCTGCTCCCTGAATTCCTGATGACCGGATTCAAGGTCCAGCCGATTCCCTGGGTGGGTCCGGTTATGGACAACTTCCTGATCGACAACAATCTGGATTTCTTCACCAACGGGTTGGGGGTGACCTTCTATTTCGGAGGAACGTCTCTCCTCATCGTGGTGGGAGTGGGGATGGACACGGTCAAACAGATCGAGTCGCAACTGATCATGAGGCACTACGAGGGCTTCCTCAAAAAGGGCCGGATTCGGGGACGAAGAGGGTAA
- the rplO gene encoding 50S ribosomal protein L15, translated as MSHALHTLKPAPGTRHVRKRVGRGPGSGTGKTAGRGFKGQKSRSGYSARAGFEGGQMPLYRRIPKRGFKNPFRKRFAVINVRDLNRFEDGTAVGPEQLMERGMIKKLGDGLRILGEGELERKLTVRAHHLSQSAREKIEQAGGNVEVLS; from the coding sequence ATGAGTCATGCACTCCACACTTTGAAGCCGGCTCCGGGGACGCGTCACGTTCGCAAGCGGGTCGGCCGCGGACCGGGCTCCGGAACCGGAAAGACCGCCGGCCGCGGTTTCAAGGGTCAGAAGTCCCGCTCCGGATACTCGGCCCGGGCCGGTTTTGAAGGCGGCCAGATGCCCCTCTATCGAAGGATTCCCAAGCGCGGTTTCAAGAACCCCTTCCGCAAGCGGTTCGCGGTGATCAACGTTCGGGACCTGAATCGTTTCGAGGACGGAACCGCCGTCGGTCCCGAGCAGCTCATGGAGCGGGGTATGATCAAAAAGTTGGGTGACGGCCTGCGCATCCTGGGCGAAGGGGAACTGGAACGCAAGTTGACGGTTCGCGCGCACCACCTCAGCCAGTCGGCCCGGGAGAAGATCGAGCAGGCCGGAGGCAATGTCGAGGTTTTGAGCTGA
- the rpmD gene encoding 50S ribosomal protein L30, with protein sequence MAEEREPQGRRTGTIRIRYVRSAIGRSKHQKLVVRGLGLRKLHQVVERPDTREIRGMVAKIPHLVQIVEGNER encoded by the coding sequence GTGGCTGAAGAGAGGGAGCCGCAGGGACGCCGGACGGGGACCATCCGAATCCGCTACGTTCGCAGCGCCATCGGGCGCTCGAAACACCAGAAGCTGGTGGTTCGGGGATTGGGCCTGAGGAAGTTGCATCAGGTGGTGGAGAGGCCCGACACCCGGGAGATCCGGGGAATGGTGGCCAAGATTCCCCACCTGGTGCAGATCGTCGAGGGGAACGAGCGATGA
- the rpsE gene encoding 30S ribosomal protein S5: MAHKDYNDELKDQVISINRVTKVVKGGKNLSFGALVVVGDQNGKVGWGMGKAREVPSAIRKGMEKAKKSMIGVPLKGSTIHHGVKGRFGAGLVILKPAPEGTGIIAGGPVRAVMESVGIRDVVTKSVGTTNPHNVVKATFDGLSQLRSPEAVALSRGISVEDL; this comes from the coding sequence ATGGCGCATAAGGACTACAACGACGAACTGAAGGATCAGGTCATCTCAATCAACCGGGTCACCAAGGTGGTGAAGGGAGGAAAAAACCTCAGCTTCGGCGCACTGGTGGTCGTGGGAGACCAGAACGGGAAGGTCGGTTGGGGCATGGGCAAAGCGCGCGAGGTCCCGTCGGCCATCAGAAAAGGAATGGAGAAGGCGAAGAAATCCATGATCGGCGTTCCGCTGAAGGGGTCGACGATCCACCATGGCGTCAAGGGACGTTTCGGCGCGGGACTGGTCATTCTCAAACCGGCTCCGGAAGGGACCGGCATCATTGCCGGCGGCCCGGTTCGGGCAGTGATGGAATCGGTCGGGATTCGAGACGTGGTGACGAAGAGCGTGGGAACCACCAATCCCCACAACGTGGTCAAGGCCACTTTCGATGGGTTGTCCCAGTTGCGCAGTCCGGAGGCGGTGGCCCTGAGCCGCGGCATTTCCGTGGAGGACCTCTAG